The sequence CTCGATCGTGTCGACGCCGGCGCGCAGCGCATTCTTGATGCCGGCGTTGCCGATAGCGTGGGCGGCGACGCGGCGCCCGGCTTTGTGCGCCTCTGCCACCGCCACCTCCAGCTCGTCCTCATCCAACTGCGAACTGCCGACTTCGACGCCGGGCGATAGCACGCCGCCGGTCGCGATCACCTTGATGCAATCCGCGCCGCGCTTCAGATTCAAGCGCACGGCTTTGCGCATCTCGTTCGGACCATCCGACTCATGGCCCAAGAACCAGCCGTGGCCGCCCGTCATGCACACGAGCTTGCCGGCCGCCACGATGCGGGGGCCGGGGATCCAGCCTCGCACAATCGCGTCGCGCACCGCGATCGCGGCGGCGAACTTGTTGCCGAGGTCGCGCACAGTCGTCACGCCGGCGAGCAGCGTCCGTCGCGCGCTGTCCGCCGCGAGCAGCACCGATGTCTGCTCGTCCAGCATCGTGATGAAAGCCATGAACTCAGGCCCGCAATCCGAATCGAGGTGCGCGTGCAGGTTGATCATACCGGGCATGACCGTGTTGCGGCTCGCGTCGATCTCCACCGCGCCTTTGGCGAGCTTCTGGACCCGGGCTCGCGGTCCGGCGGCCCGGATGCGCCCGTCCTCGACGAGCACGGCGCCGTTGGACACCGGCGCGCTTGCTGCGTCCACGATCAGCAGACGCGAGGTGATGACGGCGCGCGTGCGCGTCAACGGCTGCCCTTCTGGCTCAGCAACAGGGCGTTCTTCTGCAAAAGGACTCGGCCGCGGCCGTAGTCGAGAAAGACGTTGAAGTATTGGAGGATGGGACTGCCGATCAGGCCGTCTTCGTCTTCGCCTTCGAGAGCCCGCGCCGAATGCGTGAGATAGATCATTTGGCGCCCGAAATCGACGCCGCCGAATTGAAGATCGCTCACTTCGACCGGCAATTGCTGCACGTTGCCGCCGACGCCGATGCCGTGGAAGTCCGGAGAGGCTATCCGTTCTGCCCTTCCGCCGCCCATGTCGGCCACCGCGCTGGGATGCTCGTTTGCGAATTCGGAGAAGACCACCACGAAACTCGAGCCGGTGTCGAGCAAGAAGTGCTCGCCGCGCTGATTCCCCAACACCGCGCTGCAGAACGGCACGCCGTCGTCGAGCGCGACGTTGAACGGCTTGGCGTTGTCGGGCGGCGTGAATTGCGACGGGTCCATCGCATCGACCGTGCCGTGTTCGTAGTCGATGCGGATCACGGCGCTGTCGAGAAAATCGAACCCGAGCAAGCCGACGATCTTCGTCGACACCAGCGTATTGGCTTCGAAGGGCAGCGTCGACACTACGACGTTGCGCATGCTAAGATCGCCGACGCGAATCAAAGGCACGACCGCCTTGGAGCGATCGAAGGTGCCCGCGATCGTCTGCGTGGCCTTGCCGAGCGTGGGCAAATGCAGCTCGTTTGCGACCGTGCTGTCGAGCGCGATGCCGCTGGCGCCGGAGTCCAGCAGAAAATCCAGACCGCGGCCATCGATCGTGATGCGGACGTAGATGCGTCCTCGGATGATCTGCGCCGGCAGCCGGACGCGCGACGTACCCGCTGGAAATTCCACGAGCCGTCTCGCGTCGGGCGGAATGTCGAGGTCTGACGCAGCGATCTTGACGTCATGCGCCATGCTGGTCAGCGTCCAGTCACCGTCGTTTAAGGGCCTTCCGTCGGAGCTGTGAAAATGCCAGGCGATGTTCTGGCCGTCCACGGGGCGGTAGTCGTCGTAGGTCGTAGTCTCGCGCCGCTCGGCGACGACTTCTTCTTCGCGCACGACCAAGCCGGTTTTCTGGTCGAAGAACAGCCATTCGAGCCGGCCGCCCGGAGGCTTGAGCTCCATAACATAG comes from Candidatus Tumulicola sp. and encodes:
- a CDS encoding amidohydrolase family protein codes for the protein MTRTRAVITSRLLIVDAASAPVSNGAVLVEDGRIRAAGPRARVQKLAKGAVEIDASRNTVMPGMINLHAHLDSDCGPEFMAFITMLDEQTSVLLAADSARRTLLAGVTTVRDLGNKFAAAIAVRDAIVRGWIPGPRIVAAGKLVCMTGGHGWFLGHESDGPNEMRKAVRLNLKRGADCIKVIATGGVLSPGVEVGSSQLDEDELEVAVAEAHKAGRRVAAHAIGNAGIKNALRAGVDTIEHGCYLDDEALRLFQKTGATYVPTLCAPHFLHENLDKLPAYVVRKTTEVYEAHRESFKRALKRNIPIVTGTDAGTPFNHHAAFAVELELMVKLGMSAEHALRAATSGAAEALGLSNELGTLSAGKSADLIAVDGDPRKDIRALARVRGVMTRGIWHAA
- a CDS encoding retropepsin-like aspartic protease, which gives rise to MSVRLAAILGLLCFALMPLGVLADTVDQAPSNIEPTQTSLAAVLRHFKTAQGRSDKEFSSYSQDWRVVERGLEGTYREVGLSEDYSAAMILGPFVTRAGRRHGQSWSQNENGLTIKRQGIHQRTDISERALEYALDHPENPGPGVRLLGQSSSPEGAYVMELKPPGGRLEWLFFDQKTGLVVREEEVVAERRETTTYDDYRPVDGQNIAWHFHSSDGRPLNDGDWTLTSMAHDVKIAASDLDIPPDARRLVEFPAGTSRVRLPAQIIRGRIYVRITIDGRGLDFLLDSGASGIALDSTVANELHLPTLGKATQTIAGTFDRSKAVVPLIRVGDLSMRNVVVSTLPFEANTLVSTKIVGLLGFDFLDSAVIRIDYEHGTVDAMDPSQFTPPDNAKPFNVALDDGVPFCSAVLGNQRGEHFLLDTGSSFVVVFSEFANEHPSAVADMGGGRAERIASPDFHGIGVGGNVQQLPVEVSDLQFGGVDFGRQMIYLTHSARALEGEDEDGLIGSPILQYFNVFLDYGRGRVLLQKNALLLSQKGSR